From one Staphylococcus kloosii genomic stretch:
- a CDS encoding acyltransferase, with translation MVFKVLRAISKLLKLLPVNCRYMLYELNTGTNLKIQIAFRYVIVASLCTKIGDNVFIGKYVSLKHLNNIEFGSNVSIHDMCYIDGYGGIKIGNDVSIAHASSILSSSHTWHNNVVPIKYNDIIKGPVIISNDVWIGCGTRILSNVMIEERTIIAAGTIVNKNLPTGHLGAGVPMQIKKNLEEL, from the coding sequence GTGGTATTTAAAGTACTAAGGGCCATTAGTAAATTGCTAAAGTTATTACCAGTTAATTGTCGTTACATGCTTTATGAATTAAATACAGGAACAAATTTAAAAATACAAATTGCATTTAGATATGTTATTGTAGCAAGTTTATGCACAAAAATAGGAGATAACGTTTTTATTGGCAAGTATGTTTCTCTTAAACATTTAAATAATATTGAATTTGGAAGCAATGTCAGTATACATGATATGTGTTATATCGATGGCTACGGTGGCATCAAGATAGGTAATGACGTATCAATAGCACACGCTTCTTCAATATTAAGTTCATCACACACTTGGCATAATAACGTTGTGCCAATTAAATATAACGACATTATTAAGGGACCTGTAATTATTTCCAATGATGTTTGGATAGGTTGCGGGACAAGGATTTTAAGTAATGTAATGATAGAAGAAAGAACAATTATTGCAGCAGGCACCATAGTGAATAAAAATCTTCCAACGGGTCATTTAGGTGCTGGCGTACCAATGCAAATTAAAAAGAATTTGGAGGAATTATAG
- a CDS encoding polysaccharide biosynthesis protein, producing the protein MTHFNTRQRLFILTAIDSLIVSFSIFLGYFILKPFYEFYPIKFLILSSVILLISHFGTAYFFGLYHRAWEYASISELMIIVRSITTSILITATIVSLILWTHLFIRLYFITWMLHLIFIGGSRMFWRVYSKKVIGQPLKKKPTLIVGAGQSASLLLRQMSNMAMEPVLAVDDNPNKQKMVLIDGVKVQGTIAQIPELIDKYKIQKLVVAIPSLEQSKLASINDMCNEAGIDLFKMPNINDVLSGELEVNQLKKVDVEDLLGRDPVELDMAQIAKGLTNQTVLVTGAGGSIGSEICRQICNFRPQKVILLGHGENSIYLINQELVNKFKNAIEIIPIIADIQNKKQMATIINKYKPHAIYHAAAHKHVPLMESNVEAAFKNNVIGTKNVAELAKAAHVKKFVMISTDKAVNPTNVMGASKRIAEMIVQSLNDNKSPTQFVAVRFGNVLGSRGSVIPLFKKQIEQGGPVTVTHPDMTRYFMTIPEAARLVLQAGALAKGGEIFVLDMGEPVKIVDLAKNLIKLSGKNSNDIKIEYSGIRPGEKLFEELLNDDEVHPQQIYDKIYIGKSKVFESAKLYQCIKQIGLGDIDIISFAKRSEKYLE; encoded by the coding sequence ATGACACATTTCAATACTAGACAACGCTTATTCATTCTTACTGCAATAGATTCTCTCATCGTTTCATTCTCAATATTTTTAGGGTATTTTATTTTAAAACCATTCTATGAATTTTATCCTATAAAATTTTTAATATTAAGTTCCGTTATTTTACTCATATCTCATTTTGGGACCGCATATTTTTTCGGTCTTTATCATAGAGCATGGGAATATGCGAGTATTAGTGAACTAATGATTATAGTTAGATCAATTACGACATCAATATTAATTACCGCAACAATCGTGTCTTTAATTTTGTGGACCCATCTATTTATTAGATTGTACTTTATTACATGGATGTTGCATTTAATTTTTATTGGTGGTTCTCGCATGTTTTGGAGAGTTTATAGTAAAAAGGTGATTGGTCAGCCATTAAAGAAAAAGCCAACATTGATAGTTGGTGCAGGCCAAAGTGCATCATTATTGTTAAGACAAATGAGTAATATGGCTATGGAACCGGTGTTGGCTGTAGATGATAATCCTAACAAACAAAAGATGGTATTAATAGACGGCGTGAAAGTACAAGGGACGATAGCACAAATACCTGAGTTAATAGATAAATACAAAATCCAAAAGTTAGTCGTAGCAATCCCATCTCTTGAACAATCTAAACTGGCGAGTATTAATGATATGTGTAACGAAGCTGGAATAGATCTTTTTAAGATGCCCAATATTAATGATGTATTATCAGGGGAACTTGAAGTAAATCAATTGAAAAAAGTAGACGTCGAAGACTTGTTAGGTAGAGATCCTGTCGAATTAGATATGGCGCAAATAGCTAAAGGTTTAACGAACCAAACTGTGTTAGTCACTGGTGCTGGTGGTTCAATAGGTTCAGAAATATGTCGTCAAATATGTAATTTTCGGCCTCAAAAAGTAATTTTATTAGGTCATGGTGAAAACAGTATTTATTTAATTAATCAGGAACTAGTGAATAAATTTAAAAACGCAATAGAAATAATTCCAATTATCGCCGATATTCAAAATAAAAAGCAAATGGCTACAATAATTAATAAATACAAACCACATGCAATCTATCATGCTGCGGCGCATAAACATGTACCATTGATGGAATCAAATGTAGAAGCGGCATTTAAAAATAATGTTATAGGTACGAAGAATGTTGCTGAACTAGCTAAAGCTGCGCACGTTAAAAAGTTTGTGATGATTTCGACCGATAAAGCTGTTAACCCAACTAATGTGATGGGGGCTAGCAAACGTATTGCAGAAATGATAGTGCAGAGTCTTAATGATAATAAGAGTCCGACTCAATTTGTTGCTGTTAGATTTGGTAACGTGCTTGGTTCGAGAGGTTCGGTTATTCCTTTATTTAAAAAGCAAATTGAACAAGGCGGTCCCGTTACAGTTACTCATCCAGACATGACGAGATATTTCATGACTATACCGGAAGCAGCAAGATTAGTGTTACAAGCAGGAGCGCTTGCAAAAGGCGGTGAAATCTTTGTGTTAGACATGGGAGAGCCAGTAAAAATTGTCGATTTAGCTAAGAACTTAATTAAATTAAGCGGGAAAAATAGTAACGACATTAAAATTGAATATTCTGGGATTCGACCTGGAGAGAAATTATTTGAAGAGTTATTGAATGACGATGAGGTACACCCTCAACAAATATACGACAAAATATATATAGGAAAATCAAAAGTATTTGAATCTGCAAAATTATATCAATGTATTAAACAAATAGGATTAGGCGACATCGATATTATAAGTTTTGCTAAAAGAAGTGAAAAATATCTTGAATAA
- a CDS encoding NAD-dependent epimerase, which produces MKVIITGVAGFIGAHLARKLIDKNIIVIGIDNLNDYYDVNLKKDRLSMIGTTNFKFYQQDIAELEQLQEIFKNEEPNVVINLAAQAGVRYSLTNPHTYIDANVKGFMNILECCRHYQIEHLIYASSSSVYGANTQQPFNVHDSVNHPLSIYAATKKANELMAHTYSSLYQLPTTGLRFFTVYGPWGRPDMALFKFTKAIINEEKIDVYNYGNMMRDFTFVDDIVESISRLVEIPANENKAWDSVNPDPATSFAPYKIYNIGNSKPVKLMDFVEAIERKLNKKAIKNYMELQPGDVPETYANVDDLYRDINFKPQVSVDEGVGQFIDWYVNYYK; this is translated from the coding sequence ATGAAGGTAATCATTACCGGAGTAGCAGGTTTTATTGGTGCTCATTTAGCACGCAAGCTTATTGACAAAAACATTATTGTTATTGGTATCGATAATTTAAATGATTATTATGATGTGAATTTAAAGAAAGATAGATTATCGATGATTGGCACAACTAATTTTAAATTTTACCAGCAAGATATTGCCGAATTAGAACAACTGCAAGAAATTTTTAAAAATGAGGAACCTAATGTTGTTATAAATTTAGCTGCACAAGCGGGTGTAAGATACAGCTTAACGAACCCGCATACATATATTGATGCTAACGTAAAAGGTTTTATGAATATCTTGGAATGTTGTCGACATTATCAAATTGAGCATTTAATTTATGCATCTTCTAGTTCTGTATATGGTGCTAATACCCAACAACCTTTCAATGTTCATGATAGTGTCAATCATCCACTCAGTATTTATGCAGCGACAAAAAAGGCAAATGAATTAATGGCACATACTTATAGTTCTCTTTATCAATTGCCAACGACAGGGTTAAGATTTTTCACCGTATATGGACCATGGGGTCGACCAGACATGGCATTGTTTAAATTTACAAAGGCTATCATAAATGAAGAAAAAATTGATGTTTATAATTACGGCAATATGATGCGTGATTTTACATTTGTAGACGACATTGTGGAATCAATTTCAAGACTAGTTGAAATACCTGCAAATGAAAATAAAGCATGGGATAGTGTGAACCCGGATCCAGCAACTTCTTTTGCACCATATAAAATTTATAACATCGGTAATAGTAAACCAGTTAAGTTGATGGATTTCGTTGAGGCTATCGAACGTAAGTTAAATAAAAAAGCGATTAAAAATTACATGGAATTACAACCAGGAGATGTACCTGAAACATACGCAAATGTAGATGACTTGTATAGAGACATTAATTTTAAACCACAAGTTAGTGTAGATGAAGGCGTAGGACAATTTATCGATTGGTATGTAAATTACTATAAATAA
- a CDS encoding MATE family efflux transporter, protein MNKNFLVYLAGNVIFGFTQWFVIVLIIKFGTKLELGAYTYGVAVIAPILLMMSYGYSTLIVTKPELQKSMIYLTRWLNMTVTFTLYGLFVWLLSDITSDLYKLMAVIALSKIAESLMEIDYSYAIKLNKHWKVGVYKIIFSLFQLCLIVVGYYKCANLFLPLLIYSTTVIIFATYKSRRQLSFKTFNWQQLLMLIKFGMPLSIALFLSSLNTNIPKYALENYKSLVDVGIFSSLIIFYSAGNVFYYSLYNFLLPRVVDRQHNRSFLQRLLLLILTGNGVILLGLIILEVCFIESAIKLVFNAQFLNYKRELLIIITSSFAVYTSTLLDLFINTFQKYTYNTVTQIISVCVVFIGSIYLIPIYSVFGAALTFVLFAITVFSLKLLISIFIIRGVKHGD, encoded by the coding sequence TTGAATAAGAATTTTTTAGTTTATTTAGCTGGTAATGTGATTTTCGGCTTTACTCAATGGTTCGTAATCGTCTTAATCATTAAATTTGGCACAAAGTTAGAACTCGGTGCATATACGTATGGAGTAGCTGTTATAGCACCTATACTACTGATGATGTCATATGGTTATAGCACATTAATAGTTACGAAACCTGAACTACAAAAATCAATGATCTATCTCACACGATGGCTCAATATGACCGTTACATTCACATTGTATGGATTATTCGTTTGGTTATTGTCAGATATAACAAGTGACTTATATAAATTAATGGCTGTAATTGCCTTAAGTAAGATTGCAGAAAGTTTAATGGAAATAGATTATAGCTATGCTATTAAGTTAAACAAACATTGGAAAGTCGGGGTTTATAAAATTATCTTTTCACTGTTCCAGCTATGCTTAATCGTGGTGGGTTACTATAAATGCGCTAATTTATTTCTTCCATTATTAATTTATAGTACAACAGTTATTATTTTCGCAACTTACAAAAGTAGAAGGCAGCTTAGCTTCAAAACATTTAATTGGCAACAATTGTTAATGTTAATAAAGTTTGGGATGCCGTTGTCTATCGCTTTGTTTTTATCATCTTTAAACACCAATATACCTAAGTATGCTTTAGAGAATTATAAATCACTTGTTGATGTAGGTATCTTTAGTAGCTTAATCATTTTTTACTCAGCAGGAAATGTTTTTTATTATTCATTGTACAATTTTTTATTACCGCGTGTTGTTGATCGCCAACACAATAGATCATTTTTACAACGACTATTATTGTTGATACTAACGGGTAACGGAGTGATTTTGCTTGGATTAATAATTTTAGAGGTTTGTTTTATAGAATCTGCTATTAAATTAGTATTTAACGCTCAATTTTTAAATTATAAAAGGGAACTTCTTATTATTATAACTAGTAGTTTTGCGGTTTATACCAGTACATTATTAGATTTATTTATTAACACGTTCCAAAAATACACATACAATACTGTTACTCAAATTATTAGTGTGTGTGTAGTGTTTATTGGAAGCATATATTTGATTCCAATTTATTCAGTTTTTGGAGCTGCGTTAACATTTGTACTTTTTGCGATTACCGTTTTTAGTTTGAAATTGCTTATATCAATTTTCATTATTAGAGGAGTTAAACATGGGGATTAA